A DNA window from Trichosurus vulpecula isolate mTriVul1 chromosome 2, mTriVul1.pri, whole genome shotgun sequence contains the following coding sequences:
- the MAB21L1 gene encoding putative nucleotidyltransferase MAB21L1 yields MIAAQAKLVYHLNKYYNEKCQARKAAIAKTIREVCKVVSDVLKEVEVQEPRFISSLNEMDNRYEGLEVISPTEFEVVLYLNQMGVFNFVDDGSLPGCAVLKLSDGRKRSMSLWVEFITASGYLSARKIRSRFQTLVAQAVDKCSYRDVVKMVADTSEVKLRIRDRYVVQITPAFKCTGIWPRSAAHWPLPHIPWPGPNRVAEVKAEGFNLLSKECHSLAGKQSSAESDAWVLQFAEAENRLQMGGCRKKCLSILKTLRDRHLELPGQPLNNYHMKTLVSYECEKHPRESDWDESCLGDRLNGILLQLISCLQCRRCPHYFLPNLDLFQGKPHSALENAAKQTWRLAREILTNPKSLEKL; encoded by the coding sequence ATGATCGCGGCCCAGGCCAAGTTGGTTTATCATCTGAATAAATACTACAATGAAAAATGCCAAGCCAGGAAAGCTGCCATCGCCAAAACTATCCGAGAAGTCTGCAAAGTAGTTTCGGATGTGTTGAAGGAAGTGGAAGTGCAGGAACCCCGTTTCATCAGTTCTCTCAATGAAATGGACAATCGTTATGAGGGTCTGGAGGTCATTTCACCCACAGAATTTGAAGTGGTGCTTTATCTTAATCAAATGGGGGTCTTCAACTTTGTGGATGATGGTTCCCTGCCGGGATGTGCCGTGCTCAAGTTAAGCGATGGGCGTAAAAGGAGCATGTCTCTTTGGGTGGAGTTCATAACAGCCTCCGGTTACCTCTCTGCTCGGAAAATCAGGTCCAGATTTCAGACCCTGGTGGCTCAAGCAGTGGATAAATGTAGTTACAGGGATGTGGTAAAGATGGTGGCAGATACCAGCGAAGTGAAACTGAGAATAAGAGATAGATACGTAGTGCAGATTACCCCAGCTTTTAAGTGCACGGGGATCTGGCCAAGAAGTGCTGCCCACTGGCCACTTCCCCACATCCCCTGGCCGGGACCCAACAGGGTAGCAGAGGTCAAAGCTGAAGGGTTCAACCTCTTATCCAAGGAGTGCCACTCTCTAGCAGGCAAACAGAGTTCAGCGGAGAGTGATGCCTGGGTCCTGCAGTTCGCAGAAGCAGAGAACAGATTACAGATGGGAGGTTGCAGAAAGAAATGCCTCTCGATTCTCAAAACCTTACGGGATCGACACCTGGAACTGCCAGGCCAGCCCCTGAATAATTACCATATGAAGACTCTGGTTTCTTACGAGTGCGAAAAGCACCCCCGGGAATCGGATTGGGACGAATCTTGCCTGGGCGATCGCCTCAACGGAATTTTACTGCAACTTATATCCTGCCTACAATGCAGGCGGTGTCCTCACTACTTCTTACCAAACTTAGACCTCTTTCAGGGCAAACCTCATTCAGCTCTGGAAAATGCTGCCAAACAGACGTGGCGACTGGCTAGAGAAATACTTACTAATCCCAAAAGTTTGGAAAAACTTTAG